AAGACACCCTATCATATTCAGAAGAGTGCTCTTCCCGGAACCGGATGATCCCATTATGGTTACAAAATCACCTTTTTTGATTGAGAAGCTGACACCGTTCAGCGCATGTATCTTATTCTCTCCAAGAGTGTATGTGCGCTTCACATTCTGCAACTGTACAATGGGGTGTGTTGAAGGTCCGGCTTTCTTTGAACCATTTCTGGAGTTTGCAGGTGATGTTCTTTTCTTCCTGGCAGTGTCAGGTGAAGATTTCTCTTGCTGCATGTGAGCACCGCGTTAGTCTACAAGTTTGTCCTCGTCTTCATCCTCATCAATGTCATCCGGGTACACATCCTCGCTCTCTTCCTCATCCTCGCCAGCATCTTCAGCTTCCTGCTCTTCCTCACTTTCATCGTCTTTTCTCTTTTTCCAGGAATAGCCGATGACAGCTACGATTGCAATTATAATGATACCGGCACCTATCCAGAGGCCGAGCGAACTGCCTTCGTCATCGCTGCTTGAATATGAGACACCTGATGATGTGTCGAGTGAGATCTCCTGAGTGATCGCAGTGTAGGCATTATCGGGGTCTCTGAACTCAATGAGAATTGGGATCGAGGTCACGTTATGGGATGTGACACGTGCGCTCAGCTCGAAACTGCTGAAATCATCGGCTTCCAGTGTTCCTATGAAGTAATTCGCGTAAGGCTGCAAAGGTTCAATGTCCTCTGTATCGTCAATGGACACCATTACGTTCTTCGCATCGGTGATACCGAAATTGTTCAGGTCACCTGAGAGCGTGTATTTGTTGCCGGAGCTTTCGATCTCGATTCCGGTGAAAACAAGCGGGGATTGTTTGATTATCCTTACTTCCTTGGATGCAGTTTCAGAGTTGTGCAGGTTGTCCCCGTTAAAGTATGATGCGGTAAAAGAGACATCGGTATTACCTTCTTCGCTGGACATCGTATTGAACGTGAAGGTTGCTGTGGATTTATTTCCTTCAGGAATACCTCCTATGAAATAATCAGAAGGACTGAATGTCATACCTTTTGCGTGCGGGGTCACAATGACACTGGTGACATCGTTCGGTCTTCTGTTCACCACATCCACGCTGATGGTTGAAACCTCGTTCATCAGTGTTGACGGGAAATTGGACATTATTACCTTTACATTCCTGTCATCCACTTTTACTGGAATACGGTAATTGAGGTCGTACATGTTACTGCCGCCAACGATTATCAGGTCTGTGAAATGCACTCCGGTTGTGGCATTTTCCCTTACCTTTACGTTGAATGTGAGTTTCAGAGTGTCTCCCGGGCCAAGAAGTCCGATGTCCGTATAGCTCTTGTCAAGTATCTGCAGGTCTCCGTTTCCGTCAAGACTGGCACTGGCAATGTATGCGTTCATGTCCAGTGTTTCATCGTCCTCTTCAACATATATTTCACCAGTTGCCATGTTGGACAGGGTGACAGTTATTGTTCCCATGTCACCGGGCATGAATACTTCAGGTTCAATAGTGTAATCCAATGTAAGTGTGGGTCTTATCTCGGTGGTTGCCGAACCTGTAAAAGAGAATGCGGCCAGAATTATTATGGCCAGGGCAATTAATTTCATCATGATCTTACCCCATTAAATAACTCATGTATTCAAACAATGTGTATAATATGGACAGCAGCACAGGAATTGCAACCACAATTGCTGCGTTTTTGACACTTATGTTCCTTGAATAGCTCAGTCCGTACATCCATATGTAGCCGCTCCACAATGTGAACATTATCAGTAAAAGCGGAATTATCTTCATTAAAGGATCGGACATCAGTGCCTCTGTTGTAAGTGCAGGATCATTGATGCTGTTTTCAATTGTTAAAAGCAGTTTGTTCCCGTAGAATACTATCAGTGCCGATTTGAAGATATTTGGCAGCATTCCATAGGATACGAATTCCATAACTCTTGCGAACTCTCCTTCAGCCTTGAATATTGAAGATATGATGTAGAATAATGCACTGTAAAAGAGCCACCACAAAAGTGTGCCGATGATTGTTGTAAATATCGATATGATAAACCATATTATCATCATGGAGGATGCAAAACTCTCCATCCCATCCACGATAGCTACATCTTTAAATAAATCAATTGCTCCCACTGCCACAATTAATGAACTCAGAATCTTTACTACGATCACAAGTGCAATGATGGCTATCGGTGTTTTCCACTCAATTTCTTCTTGTATCTTTTTCCTAAAAAAAGAATTGGGATTTGTCAGTGCTTCCAGCATTATTCCACCTGTTGCATGCTTTACTTATCTGAGCACGAATACTGTCAGTACGGTATAAAGCAAGGACAATCCGATAGGAATTCCAACTGTTATTACTGCATTTTTCAGGCTCAGGTTGCGTGCATATTTGATTCCGAATATCCAGATGTTTGCACTCCAGAGTGTGAAGATTATTCCCAGGATAGCTGCTATCTTCATAGAAGGGTCTGCAAATATCATGTCCTGTACAGCCTGCGGGTCTGTAATAGATGAAAAGTCTATATTTGAAAATACTCTGCTTGTGTAATAGGCAGCTATTATTGAACTTACGATGTTTGGTATGAATCCGTAGGTCACAAATTCCATTGTTCTTTTAAAATCTCCTTCGCCACCGAATATTATTGAGATTATGTAGAATATAGCTGTGTACAACAGCCATGAAAAAGCGACTCCAATTATAGAACCAAAAATCAGGAGTAGCGCCATGATTATTTTTCCGGCACTTCCAAACATGTCCATATCCAGTACAGATTGGAGTGTGCTCACCATGGTGATATAGGTCGTAATAGATCCGACAATTACCATTAATGTCATAATTATAAGTGGATTTTTCCACTGTATTTCTTCATTGATCCTGTTTTTGAAAAACCCATTAGGGTCAGTTAATACTTGTAACATCCTTTCCACATCCTGTCTTATATCATCAGTTCCAATTGTCAATATTCAAATCTGACGATATTTAGTCAATTATCTCAAGGAATTGAGGTTATTTATACTTTTTTGCTTTGTGAAAAGCACCATTTCAGATAATTCTATGATAGTTCTATATATCTCCCGAATGAACTTCATTTTTCTATTTATCTTTCCACTTCTCTCTTAACTTCTCTATATTTACCTGCAAAGAAGCTTTTTATAAGTTAAACCCCGAATTATTTAGAGTGCCGGATAATTCTTCATCGACTAAAAATATGACCTTTAAAGTGCGCTTTTATGGGGAATAATATGGATGCAAAAGCGGATTCAAAACCTTTCCATGTTATGGATAACAGGAAAGATACACCTGTAATTGAGCTTGTGAACCTTTGCAAGAGCTATCATGTTGGAGACATGGATGTCCCGATTCTCAAAAGCATTGATCTGAGGGTCATGCCGGGAGAATTTGTTGCGATCATGGGTCCGTCAGGTTCCGGAAAAAGCACACTTATGAATATGATCGGCTGTCTTGACAGGCCAAACTGCGGCCAGATCATTTTGATGGGTAAGGATGTTGACACGCTTTCAGACCCTGAACTTGCGAAGTTAAGGGGAATGGAGATCGGATTTGTTTTTCAGAACTTCAACCTTGTTCCCAGACTCACAACACTCCAGAATGTGGAACTTCCTACTTATGCCAACAAAAAACCCGGAGTGGATATCAGGAAGAAGGCAACGCAATTAGTGGAAATGGTCGGCCTGAAAGACCGCATAAATTACAAACCTTCTGAAATGTCGGGTGGGCAGCAACAGAGGATCGCTATTGCGCGGGCTTTGATAAATGATCCTTCTCTTATACTGGCAGACGAGCCCACAGGTAACCTGGATTCAAAAACCGGTGATGAGATAATGGCCATATTTTCAGACCTGCACAAAAAAGGAAGAACAATAGTTATGATCACTCACGATCCTGATCTCACGGAACATGCAGATCGTGTAATTCACCTTAAGGATGGAATAATTGACAATAATTAAAATGAGGAAACTATTATGTTAGCGTTGGGGAATAGGAAAAAAGGACTGACAGTTCTTGCATCGATCATATTGCGAATATCGCTTGTCATGGCGTTGTTCTTATCATTGTCATTTATTGCATCAGCCGCAGAAGGCGCTGACCTTGAAGTAAGCGTGCTCAGGTATGAGCCTGTACCTGCGGAAATAGGGGAATACGTCAGTGTCTGGGTCAAGGTAGAGAACCTGGGTTATGCAAAAGCCGATGACCTTTCAATAAAATTAGTTCCTGATTATCCGTTCTCTGTTGACAGCAGTGAAAATGCCCTTGTTAATGTCGGAATCCTGACTCCTGATAACGCAGTTGTTCACGAATACCGGCTTTATACCGACTCTGCTGCAAAGCAGGGAACCGGAACATTTGAAGTGTGGTATCAGGAAGAGTCGGGCGGCACATGGTTCAAGAAAGAATTCGAGTTGAGAGTTGGTTCTGATTCCTTTGACAGCAAAGGAACCATACAACTTGTAGGCGAGCCGGTAAAAGAGCCGGAAGTATTCATGCCAGGTGACGAAGGCACGATCTCATTCACACTCAAAAATAGTGCTACTGATTATACTATCACAATAGATGATGAACAGTACGATACGAACGCCAGGATACAGTCTGCTTCTCTTGAAGGAACTGAGGGGATAAAAGTTACAACCGGCACTTATTATGGAAATGGTGTGATAGGTCCGGGAGAATCCGTAGACCTGACATACAGTGTAGAGGTTGCAGATGACACACCGGACGGGACATATTATCTTGATTTTTCAATAGTTGGCAGTTCTCATTCCTATAACAGCAACTGGAGAATTCCTGTAAAGGTGGATTCCTCATCTGTAAGGGTCATTCCATCAAAACCCTTGACACTTGAAAATGGTGAAGGTACTCTTGAGTTCGATGTTGCTAACATTCATCCCAATGCTCTCTCATCGGTAAGCGTAAAACTTGAAGCAGAAGGTATTGAGTTCTCTCCATCCGAATATTTTATCGGCTCAATGGATTCTGATGAGCTGTTCACCATCGAGATCGAAGCAAAAGCAGTTTCAGAAGAGATTACGTTCCCTCTGGATCTTGTGATTAATGCGGATTACAGGAATGGTCTTAACGAACATACAGAAGAGATCACTACCCGCCAGCTCCAGCATCATGTTGTGGAAACAGGTGGCAGTTCGGGAATTTATCTTGTAATTCTCTTACTGATAATCGTTGGAGCCGGAGCTTACTATCTTTACAGGAAGAAACATGGTAAAGATGAGAAGTAATAGGAATAATGGGGAGAAAAGATAAGCGGTCCAGGATGAACATTTTATGTTAAGTCCGGCTCAGGCTATCAGTATCGCATTGGGAAGTATTGGCAGTGCAAAGCTCAGGTCTGCCCTTACAACCCTTGGAATCATCATTGGCGTAGCGGCAGTTATCGCTAACGTCTCTCTTGGTGCAAGTTTCAACCAGTATTTCAATGATGAGATAGGAGCCGTGGGGTCGAATTTCATAGTTGTTTACAGTCAGAATATCGATGTTTTCTTTGACAAGGAACTTGAAATTATAAGAAACACTCCGGGCGTGGATGGTGTTTCCCCGATAAATCAACAGATGGCGAAAGTAACCTATATGTCAACGTCACGCCAGATCGACATTCAGGGAGTGACCGAGGACTATGATGAGGTTGCGAACTTTAAGATGGATTCCGGTACTTTCCTCACCGACAAGGACCGCTACGTTGCTGTAATAGGTGCCGAAGTTGCCTATGAGAAGTTCGATAAGAAAATATCAATTAAAAATCCAATTGACATTACATTCAGGCGAGAGGATGGCGGTGTTGTTACCAAAACCTTCATTGTAAAAGGTGTGATAACTGACCCTCAAACCACTTTTGCACAGACGGGAGTCGAACCTGAGATTCGTGTATTTATCCCTATCGACACAATGAACGAGATTCTAGGAAAGGATGACTATGGTGGCTTTTTCATAAAGGCGGAGAACCTTGAAGTTGTCCGTGCAACATCGGATGAGATAGATAAAAGACTGGCACGCAGCCTTGGAGTTCCAAGCAGGGATCTTGAAAACGATGATGCTAAACCTTATGTTATGTTTGACCAGATAGAGATTCTGGAAGAGACAAACCAGCTTTCTGCGGCTTTAACATCGCTACTGACATCAGTAGCTCTCATTTCCCTTATAGTCGGTTCTATCGGTATCATGAATATCATGCTTGTGACCGTTGCTGAGAGAACGCCTGAGATAGGTCTTCTCAAATCCCTCGGGTATAGCGAGCATGACATCCTTTTGCTTTTCATAATCGAATCAATGGTAGTATGTCTGATCGGCGGATTTATAGGGACAATTCTGGGAATTGGCGCAGCTTCAATAGCCAATGATCTTCTTGATGTTCCGGACGTTTTCCCAGTAAGCCTTATTTTCCTTGGATTTTTCGTATCTGTGCTTGTGGGACTTATTGCAGGTGTCTATCCCGCAAGGAAGGCTGCACGTATGAATCCTGTTGAAGCTTTGAGGAAGGAGTGAGCATGATAGATCTGAGATATGCTTTTGTTCTGGCACTTGGAAGCATACGCAGTGCCAAGATGCGCTCAACTTTAACGGCTCTTGGAATCATAATAGGTGTTGCTGCTGTTGTTGCAAACGTATCTGTGGGTGCGAGTTTCAACCAGTATTTCACCGATGAACTCGGCTCTCTGGGTTCAAATTTCATAATAATATACAGTCAGGATGTCAACATTTTCTATGATACGGAGCTTGAACTCATCAGAAATACTCCGGGAATTGAAGGAGCTTCAGCGTTCAATCAACAGACTGCGGCTGTAACGTATCTTTCAGCTACCCGGCAGATAGATGTTCAGGGTGTGTCGGAAGCTGCCCAGTATATTTCCAATCTGGGCGTTGGAGAAGGAAGTTTTCTCACAGATAAGGACAGGTATGTGGCTGTTATCGGTAAAGAGGTTGCAACGGAGAAGTTTGACAAGAACATCTCTGTGAAGAATTACATTGACATTACTATCAAGCAGGATGACGGTACAAGTGTGACCCGTAAGTTCCGTGTTAAAGGAATTCTTGCAAGCGAGGATAACACATTCGTTACAGGCGGCCCGGACCGTGATATTACTATCTATGTTCCCATAGCGACCATGAATGAATTGCTGAATGTTACCGATTATGTTGGCTTTTCAGCGACGACCGGTTCAGCAGAATCTGTTCAGGAAGTTTCAGATGAAGTTGATAAAAGACTTGCAAGGGCACTCGGAGTTCCTACAAGGGATCTGGATAATGATGATGCGAAACCTTACAGGATATTCAATCAGGCAGAGATCATCGAGCAGCTTGATTCCCTGACAAACGCTTTTACCATACTCATAACCATGATCGCAGTTGTGGCGCTTATAGTCGGTTCCATAGGGATCATGAACATCATGCTTGTCACGGTGACCGAGAGGACACGCGAGATTGGCCTTTTGAAATCACTTGGTTACACCAAACCGGATATAATTGTACTTTTCATCATGGAATCTATTATTGTGGGAGTAATAGGTGGTATACTGGGAACGGTTCTTGGTATGGTAGGTTCTTATATTGTAGAAGTGTTCCTGGGTGTGACTCCGGTCTTCCCGTTCTATCTGATATTCCTGGGTTTCTTCATCTCG
The sequence above is a segment of the uncultured Methanolobus sp. genome. Coding sequences within it:
- a CDS encoding YIP1 family protein, which produces MLEALTNPNSFFRKKIQEEIEWKTPIAIIALVIVVKILSSLIVAVGAIDLFKDVAIVDGMESFASSMMIIWFIISIFTTIIGTLLWWLFYSALFYIISSIFKAEGEFARVMEFVSYGMLPNIFKSALIVFYGNKLLLTIENSINDPALTTEALMSDPLMKIIPLLLIMFTLWSGYIWMYGLSYSRNISVKNAAIVVAIPVLLSILYTLFEYMSYLMG
- a CDS encoding YIP1 family protein encodes the protein MLQVLTDPNGFFKNRINEEIQWKNPLIIMTLMVIVGSITTYITMVSTLQSVLDMDMFGSAGKIIMALLLIFGSIIGVAFSWLLYTAIFYIISIIFGGEGDFKRTMEFVTYGFIPNIVSSIIAAYYTSRVFSNIDFSSITDPQAVQDMIFADPSMKIAAILGIIFTLWSANIWIFGIKYARNLSLKNAVITVGIPIGLSLLYTVLTVFVLR
- a CDS encoding ABC transporter ATP-binding protein codes for the protein MDAKADSKPFHVMDNRKDTPVIELVNLCKSYHVGDMDVPILKSIDLRVMPGEFVAIMGPSGSGKSTLMNMIGCLDRPNCGQIILMGKDVDTLSDPELAKLRGMEIGFVFQNFNLVPRLTTLQNVELPTYANKKPGVDIRKKATQLVEMVGLKDRINYKPSEMSGGQQQRIAIARALINDPSLILADEPTGNLDSKTGDEIMAIFSDLHKKGRTIVMITHDPDLTEHADRVIHLKDGIIDNN
- a CDS encoding COG1361 S-layer family protein, with the protein product MLALGNRKKGLTVLASIILRISLVMALFLSLSFIASAAEGADLEVSVLRYEPVPAEIGEYVSVWVKVENLGYAKADDLSIKLVPDYPFSVDSSENALVNVGILTPDNAVVHEYRLYTDSAAKQGTGTFEVWYQEESGGTWFKKEFELRVGSDSFDSKGTIQLVGEPVKEPEVFMPGDEGTISFTLKNSATDYTITIDDEQYDTNARIQSASLEGTEGIKVTTGTYYGNGVIGPGESVDLTYSVEVADDTPDGTYYLDFSIVGSSHSYNSNWRIPVKVDSSSVRVIPSKPLTLENGEGTLEFDVANIHPNALSSVSVKLEAEGIEFSPSEYFIGSMDSDELFTIEIEAKAVSEEITFPLDLVINADYRNGLNEHTEEITTRQLQHHVVETGGSSGIYLVILLLIIVGAGAYYLYRKKHGKDEK
- a CDS encoding ABC transporter permease codes for the protein MLSPAQAISIALGSIGSAKLRSALTTLGIIIGVAAVIANVSLGASFNQYFNDEIGAVGSNFIVVYSQNIDVFFDKELEIIRNTPGVDGVSPINQQMAKVTYMSTSRQIDIQGVTEDYDEVANFKMDSGTFLTDKDRYVAVIGAEVAYEKFDKKISIKNPIDITFRREDGGVVTKTFIVKGVITDPQTTFAQTGVEPEIRVFIPIDTMNEILGKDDYGGFFIKAENLEVVRATSDEIDKRLARSLGVPSRDLENDDAKPYVMFDQIEILEETNQLSAALTSLLTSVALISLIVGSIGIMNIMLVTVAERTPEIGLLKSLGYSEHDILLLFIIESMVVCLIGGFIGTILGIGAASIANDLLDVPDVFPVSLIFLGFFVSVLVGLIAGVYPARKAARMNPVEALRKE
- a CDS encoding ABC transporter permease, with the translated sequence MIDLRYAFVLALGSIRSAKMRSTLTALGIIIGVAAVVANVSVGASFNQYFTDELGSLGSNFIIIYSQDVNIFYDTELELIRNTPGIEGASAFNQQTAAVTYLSATRQIDVQGVSEAAQYISNLGVGEGSFLTDKDRYVAVIGKEVATEKFDKNISVKNYIDITIKQDDGTSVTRKFRVKGILASEDNTFVTGGPDRDITIYVPIATMNELLNVTDYVGFSATTGSAESVQEVSDEVDKRLARALGVPTRDLDNDDAKPYRIFNQAEIIEQLDSLTNAFTILITMIAVVALIVGSIGIMNIMLVTVTERTREIGLLKSLGYTKPDIIVLFIMESIIVGVIGGILGTVLGMVGSYIVEVFLGVTPVFPFYLIFLGFFISVFVGLVAGVYPANKAANLDPVEALRHE